A portion of the Streptomyces platensis genome contains these proteins:
- a CDS encoding lactonase family protein, translating into MGTSVNGRRAYIGSFTTAGGLGITTAAVDPESGALTPLHSTDAVPNPSYLAPSPDGRYLYAVSETPDGAAAAFALTPRGPELLAPAVQVDGADPTHLTLADGRLITANYSSGSVSTFPVRADGTLAGPATVLTHQGSGPRTDRQEGPHAHAVLPDPGGRWLLSVDLGTDSVRICALGSGDGALTVHTEAGLRPGSGPRHLAFHPRGDRAYVINELDPTVTVCRWDTDRGLLTPLGETRLLPDGAATEGTFPSELVISRDGRFAWAANRGHDSLAVLSLGASGDTATLVTTVPCGGHWPRDLALHPDGRHLYAANERSGDVTWFTVDPATGIPARAGSVTAPAASCVVFV; encoded by the coding sequence GTGGGGACGAGCGTCAACGGCCGACGGGCGTACATCGGATCGTTCACCACGGCCGGTGGCCTCGGCATCACCACCGCGGCCGTCGACCCGGAGTCCGGCGCCCTCACCCCGCTGCACTCCACCGACGCCGTCCCCAACCCCTCCTACCTGGCGCCGAGCCCCGACGGCCGGTACCTCTACGCGGTCAGCGAGACCCCGGACGGCGCCGCGGCCGCCTTCGCCCTCACCCCACGGGGGCCCGAGCTGCTCGCCCCCGCCGTCCAAGTGGACGGCGCCGACCCCACCCACCTCACCCTGGCCGACGGCCGGCTCATCACCGCCAACTACAGCTCCGGCAGCGTCAGTACGTTCCCCGTACGGGCCGACGGCACCCTCGCCGGCCCCGCCACCGTGCTCACCCACCAGGGCAGCGGCCCGCGGACCGACCGCCAGGAGGGCCCGCACGCGCATGCCGTGCTGCCCGACCCCGGCGGCCGCTGGCTGCTCAGCGTCGACCTGGGCACCGACTCGGTACGCATCTGCGCCCTCGGCTCCGGCGACGGGGCGCTGACCGTACACACGGAGGCGGGCCTGCGGCCCGGCAGCGGCCCGCGCCACCTCGCCTTCCACCCGCGCGGCGACCGTGCCTATGTCATCAATGAACTCGATCCGACGGTGACGGTCTGCCGCTGGGACACCGACCGCGGCCTGCTGACGCCGCTGGGGGAGACCCGGCTCCTCCCGGACGGGGCCGCCACGGAGGGCACCTTCCCCTCCGAACTGGTCATCTCCCGGGACGGCCGGTTCGCCTGGGCCGCCAACCGGGGCCATGACAGCCTCGCGGTCCTGTCCCTCGGTGCGTCCGGCGACACCGCGACGCTCGTCACCACCGTCCCCTGTGGCGGCCATTGGCCCCGCGACCTGGCACTGCACCCCGACGGACGGCACCTCTACGCCGCCAACGAGCGCTCCGGCGACGTCACCTGGTTCACCGTCGACCCGGCGACCGGCATCCCGGCCCGGGCCGGATCCGTGACGGCACCGGCCGCCTCCTGCGTGGTCTTCGTCTGA
- a CDS encoding sirohydrochlorin chelatase, which yields MSSPTGPAPGSPDFDAASPSPGAAPGLPVRMPRRQTGRHRKPEPLAAPEGAPALVLAVPGTPSGASRSLAEEVSSIARSELPGLDARIGYVDGGDDEFPSLEAVLAHAAAEHKDRVGADGQPDPGPAAVVVPLLAGPDSALLRRIRQAMMNSGSGAELTDVLGPHPLLAEALHVRLSEAGLARADRARLFTVATAADGIILATVGGEEAVQAAGITGMLLSARLAVPVLAAALDQEGAISRTAEQLRESGSQQLALAPYLIGPEISDGLLGAAAAEAGCASAEALGAYGTVGRLVLSNYAAAMGITLPTQAQGVPVR from the coding sequence ATGAGTTCCCCCACTGGGCCCGCACCTGGCTCGCCCGATTTTGACGCCGCCTCCCCGAGCCCGGGAGCCGCACCCGGTCTGCCGGTACGGATGCCGCGCAGGCAGACCGGCCGCCACCGCAAGCCGGAGCCGCTCGCCGCACCCGAGGGCGCGCCCGCCCTGGTGCTGGCCGTACCCGGCACTCCGTCCGGCGCCTCGCGCAGCCTGGCGGAGGAGGTTTCCAGCATCGCCCGCTCCGAACTCCCGGGCCTCGACGCCCGGATCGGCTATGTCGATGGTGGCGACGACGAGTTCCCGTCCCTGGAGGCCGTGCTCGCGCACGCCGCCGCCGAGCACAAGGACCGGGTGGGCGCCGACGGACAGCCCGACCCCGGCCCCGCCGCCGTGGTGGTACCGCTGCTGGCCGGCCCGGACAGCGCCCTGCTGCGCCGGATACGCCAGGCGATGATGAACAGCGGCTCCGGCGCCGAGCTGACCGATGTCCTCGGTCCGCACCCGCTGCTCGCCGAGGCGCTGCACGTCCGGCTCTCCGAGGCCGGTCTGGCGCGGGCGGACCGCGCCCGGCTGTTCACGGTCGCCACGGCCGCGGACGGCATCATCCTCGCCACCGTGGGCGGCGAGGAAGCCGTGCAGGCCGCCGGGATCACCGGCATGCTGCTCTCGGCGCGGCTCGCGGTGCCGGTGCTCGCCGCCGCCCTGGACCAGGAGGGCGCCATCTCCCGTACGGCCGAGCAGCTGCGGGAGTCCGGTTCGCAGCAGTTGGCGCTGGCCCCGTACCTGATCGGCCCGGAGATCAGCGACGGCCTGCTGGGGGCGGCCGCGGCGGAAGCCGGCTGCGCGTCGGCCGAGGCGCTGGGCGCCTACGGCACGGTGGGCCGGCTGGTGCTCTCGAACTACGCGGCGGCGATGGGGATCACCCTTCCGACGCAGGCGCAGGGGGTCCCGGTCCGCTAG
- a CDS encoding N-acetylglucosamine kinase has translation MGEPAGRRPDTLRAGLVLGVDSGGSGLRCAVARADDAEARPLAARSSDEPVRTGPAGIDAEHLLSQLLPAAAELAHEAGADGFAAVCVGAAGMATLGEELRARLPGALASAFGVRQVALAADAVTAYAGALGQRPGAVVAAGTGMIALGTDLTPEGGWRRADGWGHLLGDCGGGAWIGRAGLEAALRAYDGRPGGSAALLARAEAVFGPVAGLPGALYPRPDRPAVLASFAPEVARCATGDDPVALGILRAAAGHIADAAAAVCPPGAGSAVACTGGLFGMGEPLLAPLRTALAERLPQARTAAAAGSPLDGALTLAAALAGDRLTLPTDRKLLQITRPAPG, from the coding sequence TTGGGTGAGCCGGCCGGCCGCCGCCCGGACACCCTCCGGGCCGGCCTTGTCCTCGGCGTCGACTCCGGCGGCTCGGGGCTGCGGTGCGCCGTCGCCCGCGCCGACGACGCCGAGGCCCGGCCGCTGGCCGCCCGTTCCTCGGACGAGCCGGTGCGCACCGGCCCCGCGGGGATCGACGCGGAGCATCTGCTGTCCCAACTGCTGCCCGCCGCAGCGGAGTTGGCACACGAAGCGGGCGCGGACGGGTTCGCCGCGGTATGCGTGGGGGCGGCCGGTATGGCCACGCTGGGCGAGGAGCTCCGCGCCCGGCTGCCGGGCGCGCTGGCATCCGCGTTCGGGGTGCGGCAGGTCGCCCTCGCCGCGGACGCGGTCACCGCGTACGCCGGGGCACTGGGCCAGCGGCCCGGTGCGGTGGTCGCCGCGGGCACCGGCATGATCGCCCTGGGCACCGACCTGACCCCGGAAGGCGGTTGGCGCCGCGCGGACGGCTGGGGCCATCTGCTGGGCGACTGCGGCGGCGGTGCCTGGATCGGCCGCGCCGGACTGGAGGCCGCACTGCGCGCGTACGACGGACGGCCGGGCGGCTCGGCCGCCCTGCTGGCGCGCGCGGAAGCGGTGTTCGGGCCGGTCGCGGGGCTGCCCGGCGCGCTCTACCCGCGCCCCGACCGGCCCGCCGTGCTGGCCTCGTTCGCCCCGGAGGTCGCCCGCTGCGCCACCGGGGACGACCCGGTGGCCCTCGGCATCCTGCGGGCCGCGGCGGGCCATATCGCCGATGCCGCGGCCGCGGTCTGCCCGCCGGGCGCCGGCAGCGCGGTGGCCTGTACCGGCGGGCTGTTCGGCATGGGTGAACCCCTGCTGGCTCCGCTGCGTACGGCACTCGCCGAGCGGTTGCCGCAGGCCCGTACGGCAGCCGCCGCCGGGAGTCCGCTGGACGGGGCACTGACCCTCGCCGCGGCACTGGCCGGCGACCGTCTGACGCTGCCCACAGATCGGAAGTTGTTGCAGATCACACGGCCTGCGCCGGGGTGA
- a CDS encoding phospholipid scramblase-related protein, whose product MTNANIPAGWYADPQGTPHQLRWWDGSQWTEHTHPGQQAAAPAQSQAPQPGPHQVQQAPAQQATQQPPQQQMPQQFAPQQSAQAPGQAPYPGPQQGGAPHGQAYGYPQQAPGQHAPGQPMPGQPMQQPYGQQPMAGQPGGNPAAVQQQVQQKAGVAPGGPGGGTLFTEPVLVVNQKAKLIEVTNEYSVFDQHGNTLGAVVQVGQSTAKKVLRVVSSLDQYMTHKLEIRDAYGQPQLVLTRPAKIIKSKVIVQRPDGSPVGEIVQQNAIGKINFAMMVNGQQIGAIKAENWRAWNFAIVDHADTEIARITKTWEGLAKTMFTSADNYVLQIHQQLPDPLLSLVVATALTVDTALKQDARGFG is encoded by the coding sequence ATGACGAATGCGAACATCCCTGCGGGTTGGTATGCCGACCCGCAGGGCACCCCCCACCAACTTCGCTGGTGGGACGGGTCCCAGTGGACGGAGCACACCCACCCGGGACAACAGGCCGCGGCGCCCGCCCAGAGCCAGGCACCACAGCCCGGCCCCCACCAGGTTCAGCAGGCGCCCGCGCAGCAGGCCACCCAGCAGCCCCCGCAGCAGCAGATGCCACAGCAGTTCGCTCCGCAGCAGTCCGCGCAGGCACCGGGCCAGGCACCGTATCCGGGCCCGCAGCAGGGCGGCGCGCCGCACGGCCAGGCCTACGGCTACCCGCAGCAGGCGCCCGGCCAGCACGCGCCCGGTCAGCCGATGCCCGGCCAGCCGATGCAGCAGCCGTACGGACAGCAGCCGATGGCGGGGCAGCCGGGCGGGAATCCGGCCGCCGTACAGCAGCAGGTGCAGCAGAAGGCGGGCGTGGCGCCCGGCGGGCCCGGTGGCGGCACCCTGTTCACCGAACCGGTGCTGGTGGTCAACCAGAAGGCCAAGCTCATCGAGGTCACGAACGAGTACAGCGTCTTCGACCAGCACGGCAACACCCTGGGCGCGGTCGTCCAGGTCGGCCAGAGCACGGCCAAGAAGGTGCTCCGGGTGGTCTCCAGCCTCGATCAGTACATGACCCACAAGCTGGAGATCCGGGACGCGTACGGCCAGCCGCAGCTGGTGCTGACCCGGCCCGCGAAGATCATCAAGTCCAAGGTGATCGTGCAGCGGCCGGACGGTTCGCCGGTCGGCGAGATCGTGCAGCAGAACGCCATCGGGAAGATCAACTTCGCGATGATGGTCAACGGCCAGCAGATCGGCGCCATCAAGGCGGAGAACTGGCGCGCCTGGAACTTCGCCATCGTGGACCACGCCGACACCGAGATCGCCCGGATCACCAAGACCTGGGAGGGCCTCGCCAAGACGATGTTCACGAGCGCGGACAACTACGTCCTGCAGATCCACCAGCAGCTGCCCGACCCGCTGCTGAGCCTGGTCGTCGCCACGGCCCTGACGGTCGACACCGCGCTCAAGCAGGACGCCCGCGGCTTTGGGTGA
- a CDS encoding uracil-DNA glycosylase: MAAQPLQDIVEPGWAKALEPVAGRIAAMGDFLRAEIAAGRTYLPAGNNVLRAFQQPFDEVRVLIVGQDPYPTPGHAVGLSFSVAPDVRPLPGSLENIFREMHSDLGLPRPSNGDLTPWTRQGVLLLNRALTTAPRKPAAHRGKGWEEVTEQAIRALVARGRPLVSVLWGRDARNLRPLLGELPAVESAHPSPMSADRGFFGSRPFSRVNELLERQGAQPVDWRLP; this comes from the coding sequence GTGGCTGCACAACCTCTCCAAGACATTGTCGAACCGGGCTGGGCCAAGGCACTTGAGCCGGTCGCCGGACGGATCGCCGCGATGGGTGATTTCCTGCGGGCGGAGATCGCCGCGGGACGCACCTATCTCCCGGCCGGGAACAATGTGCTGCGCGCCTTCCAACAGCCCTTCGACGAGGTGCGGGTCCTCATCGTCGGACAGGACCCCTACCCCACCCCGGGGCATGCGGTCGGGCTCAGCTTCTCCGTGGCGCCGGACGTCCGCCCGCTGCCCGGCAGCCTGGAGAACATCTTCCGCGAGATGCACTCCGACCTCGGACTCCCCCGCCCTTCGAACGGCGATCTGACGCCGTGGACCCGCCAGGGTGTTCTGCTGCTGAACAGAGCGCTGACCACGGCCCCCCGCAAGCCCGCCGCGCATCGCGGCAAGGGCTGGGAGGAGGTCACCGAGCAGGCCATCCGGGCGCTGGTGGCGCGCGGACGCCCGCTGGTGTCGGTGCTGTGGGGGCGCGACGCCCGCAATCTGCGGCCGCTGCTCGGCGAGCTGCCGGCCGTCGAGTCCGCCCATCCCTCCCCCATGTCCGCCGACCGGGGCTTCTTCGGCTCGCGGCCGTTCAGTCGGGTGAACGAGCTCCTGGAGCGACAGGGCGCCCAGCCCGTCGACTGGAGGCTGCCCTGA
- a CDS encoding WD40/YVTN/BNR-like repeat-containing protein: MTDVLLAVGTRKGLFIGRRRHGDWELSGPHFPAQAVYSLGIDTRRATPRLLAGADSAHWGPSVFHSDDLGETWHEPARPAVKYPTDTGTSLERVWQLHPAGPAAPDVVYAGTEPGGLFRSEDGGETFELVRALWDHPSREQWVPGGGGLAVHTVVTDPRDADAVTVAVSAAGVFRTRDGGASWAPSNKGVKAVFLPDQHPEFGQCVHKIAQDPVNRDRLYLQNHWGVYRSDDAGATWTDIGSGLPSDFGFAVAAHPRTGDVAYLFPITADIDRVPAEHRCRVYRTADAGRSWEPLSAGLPHEDHYGTVLRDALSVDDSDPAGVYFGNRNGEVYASADDGDSWQQLASHLPDVLCVRAAAVT; this comes from the coding sequence ATGACTGACGTACTACTCGCGGTGGGGACCCGCAAAGGGCTCTTCATCGGCCGTCGGCGGCATGGTGACTGGGAATTGAGCGGTCCCCATTTCCCCGCCCAGGCGGTGTACTCCCTCGGGATCGACACCCGCCGCGCGACCCCCCGGCTGCTGGCCGGCGCCGACAGCGCCCACTGGGGCCCGTCGGTTTTCCACTCCGACGATCTGGGCGAGACCTGGCACGAGCCCGCCCGCCCCGCGGTCAAGTACCCCACGGACACCGGGACTTCGCTGGAGCGGGTGTGGCAGCTGCATCCGGCCGGGCCCGCCGCCCCCGATGTGGTCTACGCGGGCACCGAGCCCGGCGGCCTGTTCCGCTCCGAGGACGGCGGCGAGACCTTTGAGCTCGTACGGGCACTGTGGGACCACCCGAGCCGGGAGCAGTGGGTGCCGGGCGGCGGCGGGCTGGCCGTGCACACGGTGGTCACCGACCCGCGGGACGCCGACGCGGTCACCGTCGCCGTTTCGGCGGCCGGAGTCTTCCGCACCCGTGACGGGGGCGCCAGCTGGGCACCGTCCAACAAGGGCGTCAAGGCGGTCTTCCTGCCGGATCAGCATCCGGAGTTCGGCCAGTGCGTCCACAAGATCGCGCAGGACCCGGTCAACCGCGACCGGCTCTATCTACAGAACCACTGGGGCGTCTACCGCAGCGATGACGCGGGCGCGACCTGGACGGATATCGGCAGCGGGCTCCCCTCGGACTTCGGTTTCGCGGTGGCCGCGCATCCGCGCACGGGGGATGTCGCCTATCTCTTCCCGATCACCGCCGATATCGACCGGGTGCCGGCCGAGCACCGCTGCCGGGTCTACCGCACCGCCGACGCCGGCCGGAGCTGGGAGCCGCTCAGCGCAGGCCTGCCGCACGAGGACCACTACGGCACGGTGCTCAGGGACGCACTGTCCGTCGACGACAGCGACCCCGCGGGGGTGTATTTCGGCAACCGCAACGGCGAGGTGTACGCCAGCGCGGACGACGGCGACAGCTGGCAGCAGCTCGCCTCCCATCTGCCGGATGTGCTGTGCGTACGGGCGGCCGCCGTTACCTGA